In Malania oleifera isolate guangnan ecotype guangnan chromosome 8, ASM2987363v1, whole genome shotgun sequence, a single window of DNA contains:
- the LOC131161652 gene encoding wall-associated receptor kinase 2-like encodes MQQMRVWASMIILLSSLAAAAVEGTDVDGIVWSRDGCPDRCGNVTIPFPFGTKDECSYSKEFFITCNDTFHPPKPFLMKGNVEVLQIQLEGHLNISHYVGCDCYTKDQRQDYYFDPSLWLTPTNFTVSNTQNIFMAIGCDTYAYVTGYRGRRKYTTGCMSVCASVEDVRNGTCEGVGCCQVSIPPGLDNITVKLSSYYSHSDIWNFSPCSYAFVVEKGHFNFSSYLLQDLRYIRRVPVMLDWAIVNRTCAAFQQDRSSYTCGKNTECFDNNITSTSGGYVCKCIEGFHGNPYLPGGCRDIDECEKDSPCIDKIAECHNFPGSYNCTCQAGYQGDGKKAGSKCSPIPRRDIFERLALIIIPLGVGIGLIVAFVIITCIYLGVKKKKIRKLKEDHFKENGGIMLRELLSKRESSAREGSAGKAKIFTEEELNKATNNFSESRIIGQGGFGTVYRGILKDDSVVAIKKSKIVDRGQIQQFVNEMIILSQINHKNVVKLLGFCLETSVPMLVYEFITNKTLFHHIHCKGHTSSLSWPTRLRIAAETAGAIAHMHSNASMHIIHRDIKSANILLDDECIAKVSDFGASRFVPLDQTQLSTLVQGTLGYIDPDYFQSGQLTDKSDVYSFGVVLAELLTGQNVLSEKRPESQKNLVMYFISSLKEDHLLEVLDERVKIEGHLEQLKGVAELANNCLRMTKEKRPTMKEVESELVKLMRNETYTQVVIERNSEDAVPLLGEPLNFCYDSTSAGSNSLKNRVMMPFHSGR; translated from the exons ATGCAGCAAATGCGGGTTTGGGCGTCGATGATAATACTGTTATCATCATTGGCGGCAGCAGCGGTGGAAGGGACCGATGTTGACGGAATAGTATGGTCTAGGGATGGCTGCCCTGACAGATGTGGGAACGTAACAATCCCGTTCCCATTTGGCACCAAAGATGAGTGCTCCTACAGTAAGGAATTCTTCATCACTTGCAACGACACTTTCCACCCTCCCAAACCCTTCTTAATGAAAGGCAACGTGGAGGTCTTACAAATTCAACTCGAAGGTCACTTGAACATCTCCCACTACGTAGGCTGTGACTGTTACACAAAGGACCAGCGGCAGGACTACTACTTCGATCCTTCGCTCTGGTTGACGCCCACTAATTTTACCGTCTCCAATACCCAAAACATCTTCATGGCCATCGGCTGCGACACGTACGCCTATGTCACGGGCTACCGAGGCAGACGCAAGTACACCACCGGCTGCATGTCGGTATGCGCCAGCGTTGAGGATGTTAGGAATGGGACCTGCGAAGGCGTCGGTTGCTGCCAGGTCTCCATCCCCCCAGGTCTAGACAACATTACCGTCAAGTTATCCAGTTATTACAGTCACTCGGATATATGGAACTTCAGCCCCTGCAGCTATGCCTTCGTTGTGGAGAAAGGTCACTTCAACTTCTCCTCCTACCTTCTTCAAGATCTGAGGTACATAAGAAGGGTTCCGGTGATGCTGGATTGGGCTATAGTGAATCGGACCTGCGCAGCATTCCAACAAGACAGAAGCAGCTATACGTGCGGGAAGAATACCGAATGCTTCGATAATAATATCACCTCCACCTCCGGGGGTTATGTCTGCAAATGCATAGAAGGTTTCCACGGTAACCCATACCTCCCTGGTGGCTGTCGAG ATATCGATGAGTGCGAGAAGGACAGCCCCTGCATTGATAAGATTGCAGAATGCCACAACTTTCCTGGCTCTTATAATTGTACGTGCCAAGCGGGGTACCAGGGGGATGGAAAGAAAGCTGGAAGTAAGTGTAGTCCCATTCCCAGACGCGACATATTTGAACGGCTTGCCTTGATTATTATTCCACTAG GTGTAGGCATTGGCCTTATAGTGGCATTTGTGATCATCACTTGCATATATTTGGGAGTCAAAAAAAAGAAGATCAGGAAGCTCAAAGAAGATCACTTCAAGGAGAATGGTGGTATAATGTTACGAGAACTACTTTCAAAAAGGGAAAGCTCCGCAAGGGAAGGTTCAGCTGGGAAAGCCAAAATCTTCACAGAAGAAGAGCTCAATAAGGCAACCAACAACTTCAGTGAGAGCAGAATTATTGGCCAAGGGGGTTTTGGTACAGTCTATAGAGGAATATTGAAAGATGACTCGGTAGTTGCAATTAAGAAGTCCAAGATTGTGGACAGAGGCCAAATTCAGCAGTTTGTTAATGAGATGATAATTCTGTCCCAAATCAATCATAAGAATGTGGTCAAGCTGTTGGGATTTTGTTTAGAGACATCAGTTCCTATGCTAGTATATGAATTCATCACCAACAAGACTCTATTCCACCACATACACTGCAAAGGCCACACATCTTCGCTTTCATGGCCAACTCGTCTAAGGATAGCAGCAGAGACTGCTGGTGCAATTGCCCACATGCACTCCAATGCTTCAATGCATATCATCCATAGGGATATCAAATCGGCCAACATACTTCTAGATGATGAATGCATAGCAAAAGTTTCAGATTTTGGTGCTTCGAGATTTGTTCCTCTAGATCAAACTCAGCTATCCACATTGGTGCAAGGGACCCTTGGGTACATAGACCCTGACTACTTCCAGTCAGGCCAGTTAACGGACAAGAGCGATGTTTACAGCTTTGGGGTTGTCCTCGCCGAGCTATTAACTGGACAGAATGTGCTTTCTGAAAAGAGACCTGAGAGTCAGAAGAACCTGGTTATGTATTTCATTTCTTCTCTGAAAGAGGATCATCTCCTCGAGGTTCTCGATGAACGAGTGAAGATAGAGGGACATCTTGAGCAGCTAAAGGGAGTTGCTGAGCTTGCGAATAATTGCTTGAGAATGACAAAGGAGAAGAGGCCTACAATGAAGGAAGTAGAGAGCGAGCTCGTGAAACTGATGAGAAATGAGACGTACACGCAAGTTGTAATTGAAAGGAATTCAGAAGATGCGGTGCCTTTGCTCGGTGAACCATTAAACTTCTGCTATGACAGTACATCAGCTGGATCGAATAGCTTGAAGAACCGGGTTATGATGCCATTCCACAGCGGCCGATAA